Within Catenulispora sp. EB89, the genomic segment GCTGTGGCGGCGAGTGCTGTAGACGGCTGCGGGAACAGTACGGCTGCGCGGGCTGCGGCACTGGCGGCGGGCTCGGCCACGGTGCGAGCGCGGCTACCGGCCGCGGTGCGAGCGCAGGTTCCGGCCGCGGTGCGAGCGCGGGTACCGGATGCGGCGCGAGCGCGGGTGCCGGAACCGGATGCGGTGCGAGCGCAGGTTCCGGATGCGGCGCTGGCGGCGGGCTCGGCCACGGTGCGAGCACGGTAACCGGATGCGGCGCGAGCGCAGATTCCGGCCGCGGTGCGAGCGCAGGTACCGGCCGCGGTGCGAGCGCGGGTACCGGACGCGGCGGCTGCTCGTGCGGCCCTCGCGGTCAGGACTCGCGCGGCGCCGCGTACCACCGCCAGCGGCCGGTGATCCGCGGGTGTCCGGGGATGTCGCCGCGTCCGGTGGCCCACAGCAGCGTGGGCCAGCGGGCGGTGTCGGTCGGCGCCTCGGGGAACAGGCGGTGCAGGACTCTGTCGCAGAGGTCCTCCGGCGGGGTCCAGGGGATGCCGAGTCCGGCGGCCACGTCGTGCGTGTGCACCACGACCTCGACGATGCCCATCGCGGCGAAGCCCTCGGGGTCGGCCAGGCCCATGGCGTGGTGGGCTCGCTTCTCCGGCGGTGATGTCGCTACCAGTGCGGCCAGGAATGCGCCGCAGGCTTCGAACATCTCGATGAGGCCGGCGTTCCCGCCCTCGGGGTCGGCGAAGGTGGTGACCGCCGGGCCGCCTTCGTGGGTGCGCTGCCAGGCGAACGGGACGTGCCTGTCCTGTGGCGGCTTGCGGGGTCCGAGCTGTGCGGCGTAGGCGAACAGGTCGTCGGCCATGTGCTCGACGGTTTCCCAGCAGTCCCAGCCCAGGGTGCCGGCCGGGACGTGCCAGTCCTGGTCGACCGCCGTCAGCAGGGCATCGGCGGCCAGGGCGACCGACAGGGTGACGTCCTGCGCGGTGACCGGCGGCGTGGCTGTGTTGTTCACTCCTTGAGGCTAACGCAGCACTCCCACAGGTGAAGGGCGCGTCTCACCCCGCTGAAAGCGCCGCCACGCCCCGGTCGTACCCCACCAGCAGCCGGCCGTCCGGCGTCGCCGTCAGCGCCTGCACCTGTGCCGGGAACATCAGCTCGGACCCCACCTGCCGTCCGGTACCCAGGTCCCACACGCGCACCGTCTGGTCCCAGCTCCCCGAGACCGCCACCGGCCGGCCGTCCAGCAGCGTCGTCGTCACCGTCTCCACGCCGGCGGTGTGGCCGGTGAGCGGGGCGCCGAGCGCCGTGCCCGCCGCCAGGTCCCACACCCGCAGGGTCGAGTCGTCGCTGCTGGTCACCGCGACGGTGCGGCCGTCCAGGACTGTGGTCGCCACTGCCCAGATCGCGTCCGTGTGGCCGGTCAGCGGGGTGCCGAGGGGGCGGTGCGTCGTCAGGTCCCAGACGCGCAACGTCGCGTCGTTGCCGGCGGTCACCGCGATCGGGCGGCCGTCCAGGACGGTTGTGGCCACCGCGCAGACCGGTTCGGTGTGGCCGGCCAGCGGCGTGCCTATCGGGCGGCGGGTTGTCAGGTCCCAGACCTGCACTGTCGGTTCCGCCAGGCCCAGGGCGCTGCCGGTGCAGGTGATGGCTGTGGGCCGGCCCTCGACGGTCGTGGTGGCGATCGCCTCGACCTTGTCCTCGAAGCCGCGCAGCGGCTCCCCGGACGGCTTGCCGGCCGCCAGGTCCCACACCCGCACCGTCATGTCGGTGCCGCTGGTCAGCGCCAGCGCGCGCCCGTCCAGCACGGTCGTGGTCAGCGCCGTGCCCCAGTGCCCCGTGACCGGCTCCCCGAGCGAT encodes:
- a CDS encoding WD40 repeat domain-containing protein, with protein sequence MLHDLLDAPTTRWRTDWSTDGESPTGHWDWVVAMATAEVDGRLVALSGGSDQAVRAWDAGTGESLGEPVTGHWGTALTTTVLDGRALALTSGTDMTVRVWDLAAGKPSGEPLRGFEDKVEAIATTTVEGRPTAITCTGSALGLAEPTVQVWDLTTRRPIGTPLAGHTEPVCAVATTVLDGRPIAVTAGNDATLRVWDLTTHRPLGTPLTGHTDAIWAVATTVLDGRTVAVTSSDDSTLRVWDLAAGTALGAPLTGHTAGVETVTTTLLDGRPVAVSGSWDQTVRVWDLGTGRQVGSELMFPAQVQALTATPDGRLLVGYDRGVAALSAG